A DNA window from Chryseobacterium sp. MEBOG06 contains the following coding sequences:
- a CDS encoding sulfite exporter TauE/SafE family protein produces MSEIIILFLGAISAGLLGSLTGLGGGVIIIPLLTLGFGVPMHYAIGASLISVIGTSSGAAVAFVKEGFTNMRIGMFLEIATTTGAVMGALVSGMLNPNTIGIIFASILLLTVVLNLKGKPDHQEPLIKGSIEEKLKLYGTFPDKGILKNYSARNTVPGFLMMMFAGAMSGLLGIGSGALKVLAMDNMMKLPFKVSTTTSNFMIGVTAVASALIYFQRGEIIPVIVAPVLIGVVIGSFIGSKTLMVSKTKKLKVFFAIVITLLSIYMMYNGINKSFR; encoded by the coding sequence ATGTCAGAAATTATCATACTCTTCCTTGGTGCTATTTCCGCCGGCCTTTTAGGCTCACTGACGGGGTTAGGAGGAGGAGTTATTATCATTCCTTTATTAACGCTGGGTTTCGGCGTTCCAATGCACTATGCAATCGGTGCTTCGCTTATTTCTGTAATCGGAACTTCTTCCGGTGCAGCTGTGGCATTTGTGAAAGAAGGCTTTACCAATATGAGGATCGGAATGTTTCTCGAAATAGCCACCACAACAGGTGCTGTTATGGGTGCCCTAGTTTCAGGAATGCTTAATCCCAATACAATTGGGATCATTTTTGCGAGCATTCTCCTTTTGACAGTTGTTTTAAATCTTAAAGGAAAACCCGATCATCAGGAACCTCTAATAAAAGGAAGCATCGAAGAAAAGCTCAAACTTTACGGGACATTTCCCGATAAAGGAATTTTGAAAAACTATTCCGCAAGAAATACAGTTCCTGGATTTTTGATGATGATGTTTGCCGGAGCAATGTCCGGGCTTTTAGGAATAGGTTCCGGGGCCTTGAAAGTATTGGCAATGGACAATATGATGAAGCTGCCTTTTAAAGTATCTACTACAACAAGTAATTTTATGATTGGAGTAACTGCTGTAGCAAGTGCATTAATCTATTTCCAGAGAGGTGAAATCATCCCCGTAATTGTAGCGCCTGTATTAATCGGGGTGGTGATAGGAAGTTTCATAGGTTCAAAAACGCTGATGGTTTCGAAAACGAAGAAATTAAAAGTATTTTTTGCCATTGTGATCACTCTTTTGTCCATTTATATGATGTATAACGGTATCAACAAAAGTTTCAGATAA
- a CDS encoding DUF1543 domain-containing protein: MKNEVKLFYVILGATPAGRNIEQHDVFFGIAENLKDLVPDMKDFWKEAEGKIHIDCHQEVKFADGYEVKIVEKGEKSSEEQLYFLNLGGYKPGFFEEFHEQHLMVGQSMGEIVKRARGTEFYQTMGFEGAVSHIDDKHGVDIDDIFNVNDILPASMKEKYSIVLTKSDVENQENTIGLGYLKIDKVQ; encoded by the coding sequence ATGAAAAATGAGGTCAAATTATTTTATGTCATCCTTGGGGCAACCCCTGCAGGAAGAAACATTGAACAGCACGATGTATTTTTCGGAATTGCTGAAAATCTAAAGGATTTGGTGCCTGATATGAAGGATTTCTGGAAGGAAGCGGAAGGAAAGATCCATATTGACTGCCATCAGGAAGTGAAATTTGCAGACGGATACGAAGTGAAAATTGTGGAGAAAGGAGAAAAATCATCTGAAGAACAGTTGTATTTCCTGAATCTGGGAGGGTACAAGCCAGGTTTTTTTGAAGAATTTCATGAACAGCATTTAATGGTGGGACAATCCATGGGAGAAATCGTGAAAAGAGCAAGAGGTACAGAATTCTACCAGACTATGGGATTTGAAGGTGCCGTAAGTCATATTGATGACAAACATGGAGTAGACATTGATGATATTTTCAATGTAAATGATATTCTTCCTGCAAGTATGAAAGAAAAATATTCCATTGTTCTTACAAAATCTGATGTAGAAAATCAGGAAAACA
- a CDS encoding DUF1634 domain-containing protein, translating into MKKNFTDVDLNRSVGNLLRLGVILSVATSLIGFIKLFLEGFEMPKKYTSLDIGSSSEQVWAHFWNSLCKGEGMAIIQLGILLLIFTPLMRIVFALIGYLKEKDYVYVVISSIVLAIMAGSFFAGYAH; encoded by the coding sequence ATGAAAAAGAATTTTACAGACGTAGATCTTAACCGTTCGGTAGGAAATCTTCTGAGACTGGGTGTTATTTTATCCGTAGCCACATCATTGATCGGTTTTATCAAATTATTTCTGGAAGGTTTTGAAATGCCTAAAAAGTACACTTCGCTGGACATAGGCAGTTCTTCAGAACAGGTATGGGCACACTTCTGGAATTCTTTGTGTAAGGGTGAAGGAATGGCTATTATCCAGCTGGGAATACTTCTGCTGATCTTTACTCCGCTGATGAGAATTGTTTTTGCTTTAATAGGCTATTTAAAAGAAAAAGACTACGTATATGTAGTCATTTCTTCAATTGTCCTTGCTATTATGGCGGGAAGTTTCTTTGCAGGTTACGCTCATTAA
- a CDS encoding VOC family protein, whose product MKIHHIAIICSDYEVSKKFYTEILDLNIIREVYREERQSYKLDLAIGDHYVIELFSFPDPPQRPSRPEACGLRHLAFSVENVTEKRNELIEKGVSCEEIRIDEFTGKEFFFTADPDQLPLEFYEM is encoded by the coding sequence ATGAAGATCCATCATATAGCTATTATCTGCTCAGACTATGAAGTATCAAAAAAGTTTTATACAGAAATTTTAGATCTGAATATTATTCGGGAAGTATATCGGGAAGAAAGGCAGTCTTATAAACTTGATCTGGCTATCGGAGATCATTATGTGATTGAATTATTCTCGTTTCCAGATCCTCCTCAGCGACCTTCACGCCCGGAAGCCTGTGGTTTAAGACATCTTGCCTTTTCTGTAGAAAATGTTACAGAAAAGCGAAATGAATTGATAGAAAAAGGGGTAAGCTGTGAGGAAATACGTATAGATGAATTCACGGGAAAAGAATTTTTCTTTACCGCGGATCCGGATCAGCTCCCACTGGAGTTTTATGAAATGTAA